The sequence TTTACCGCTTACCTGAAATTAATAAGAACACTCAACGACAGCAAATTCATCGCGGTCTTGAGTAATAATTTTGTGCGTACACCGCTGATTTGACAGCACGCCATCAGCGAACACTTGAATCACGATATCCGTTTTTCGTAGTTGACTCACGTATTGATTTAATGTCGGACTATCTGGCAAATCACAACAAATAACCCGCTGCGTTGCAGGCTGGCGTGGCACGACACGCGTCAACAAATTCAAATTACAACTAAACCCTGTCGCAGGGCGATTTTGATAACTGCAATCAAAGCCATCGCCGACGCCATTATAACGACCACCACGGGCAATCGATTGCCACAATCCATTAACATAAGCAGCAAAAATAATGCCGTTATGGTAGCCGTAGCCATGCACATCGCTCAAATCAATATGTAACTGTAGCGTTGGATGTCGTACGCGCAGCGCTGCACTAATCTGCTGCAGCTTATCTAATTCAGCCAAAACAGACGGATATTCTGCATAGATTTCACGCGCGGTCGCCAAAATATTAGCACCACCGTGCAAATCAATCAACTGGGTCAAGCACTGTGTTTGTTGGTTTGACAGCCGACACTGTTTAGCCAAATCATTGAGCGCCGCGCCATCTTTGCGTGACCACGCTTGAAAAAACCCACCGTACAGGCTTTCAGGGACATGCAGCGCGCGTAATAATTCGACTGGCACATCGACATTACCCAAGCTCATCACAAAATCACGTAACGCGATTTCATGTAAATAATCAATCAGCAAGCTGATAATCTCACTATCGGCTTCGATATGGTTGCTGCCAAATAACTCGACACCTGCCACACTGGGGTTGCGGTGCCGTCCGTGCCCTGTTGGCAGGCTTTTTACCACTTCGCCGACATACGCATAGCGCGCAATTTGCTGGGTGCGCAAATAATGCGCGTCAATACGGGCAATTTGCGGGGTGATATCGGCACGTATCGCCAGTTGTTTGCCTGTTTTTTGGTCTTTGAATTGCAAGGTTTGCTCGAGCAAATCACCCTGCGGGTTGACCTCGACAAACGTATCAATATACTCCAGCATGGGGGGACGTAACGGTTGGTACCCCCAATGCGCGAATGTCGATAGCGCGACTTGCTCCAGACGATTTAGCGTAGCGGCATCTGTTGGCAAATATTCAACCACCCCTTCGGGCAGCATCCATGCACGAAAATCACTGCCCATGCTTACTCTTTGTTTTTAAGGAAATTAAAGAATTCCGAGTCAGGTGAAGTAACAAACGTATCTGACTTATTATTAAAGGCCGCTTGGTAAGCCTCTAAGCTTTTCTGAAAGCGATAAAATGATTCGTCCTGAGAGAATGAATCGGCATACACTTTTGTTGCTTCTGCATCGCCTTGACCACGGATAATTTGCGCATCGCGGTTGGCATTGGCCAGAATAATATTGGCTTCTCTGTCCGTTTGGGCGCGGATAATGACCTCGCGCTCTCGACCTTCGGCGCGAATACTGTTGGACACGCGCTCACGTTCGGCGCGCATACGGTCAAATATATTGCCTTTGATTTGATCAGAAAACTCCACACGCTTGACCCGCACATCGACGACTTGCATCCCTTGTGACCCGACCTCGCCTGACAATGTGTCGGTAATTGACTGCATGATTTCTTCTCGATCACCCGCGACGACTTCTTTCACGGTCCGTCTGGCAAACTCACCCCGCAGCTGGTTGTTGGCAATTTGTTCGATAATACTCTCTGCCCGTGGCTTAGCGCCCCGCGTTGCGACCCAGTATTTTTGCGTATCAACGATTCGCCACTCAATAAAATAGTCCACGATGAGTTCTTTTTTCTCTGCGGTAAAAAAGGCCTCAGATGGCGCATCCAATGTCTGCAAGCGCGCATCAAAGCGGATGACGCTTTCAATCCCCGGTATTTTAAAGTGTAACCCAGGCTCAATGTCATTGGCCGTAATTTCACCCACTCGCGTTTTAATCGCCGTATGCCCTTCGCGAACGATAAACACACTAGACAATAATAAAAGGAAAATAACGGCCAGCCCCACGACTAACCAAGTCAAATTAATCTTCATCGTGTTAACCTCTGCTGTGTGCTTTGATTGGTCGGTTTTTTCTCCTGCGCGGCATCTTTATCGTCTTGAATCAACTGGTTCAAGGTATGACGGGGCGCATTCACTGGCACAGGGGCTTCTGTTTTGCCTTGGGCATCACCAACGGGCAAATACAAAATCGGGGCATTTTCACCCGTATCGACAATCACATTATTCACGCGGCTATAAACCGACTGCAACGTCTCAATGTACATGCGGTCGCGTGTAATTTCAGGTGCCATTCGATAATTCGTCAAAATATCATTAAACCGAGTCGTTTCCCCCGTTGCTCTGGCGATGACTTCGGCTTTGTGCGTTTCGGCACGTTCGGTGATTTCTTTGGCTTGGGCGCGCGCCAACGGAATTTGTTGATTGCGGTAGGCTTGTGCTTGCAGCACATAACGCTCGGCATCTTCACGGGCTTTGACCGCATCATCAAAAGCCGCCTGCACCTCGTCTGGGGCTTTGGCGTCTCGCAGCTCAACCCGCTCGACCAAAATACCCGACTGGTAGCGCTCTAGCGTATCAACCAAATTTTGCTTAACCAGCGCAGGCCACTCGCTACGCCCTTCGGTCAAGACATAATCCACGTTATTAGCCCCCACGACCTCACGTACCGAAGACGCGAGTGCCTCTTCTAATACCCGCTCGGGACCATTCAAGTTAAACAAGAAATCCTCGGCGTTACCCACGCGATACTGAACCGCCAAACTGACTTCGACGATATTTTCGTCCGAGGTCAGAATTTGCCGTCTCGAATTCCCCGATGCGTCACCGGTATCGATGGTTTTTAAACTACCGACATCGACTTTATTGACTTTACCGATAGGATAAGGTTTATGAAAGTTAATCCCTGGTTGTACGGCGGTCTCTGTGTGTTTGCCAAACGTTAATTCAACGCCGTGAAAACCCTCTTGCAGAATATAAATCCCCGACGCACCCCATAACAACACAGCAACGCCCAAAATTGGCGCAATGGCTTTTTTGGGAATATGGAGCTCGGATTTGCCATTGGGTTTATTGCCATCAGGCTGATTATTGTTACCACCACCTAAGAAGCTTTCTTTTAATTTATTCAAAATACCACTGAGTTCATTACCTTCAGTATTTTTAGGGCGATTTCCCCACGGGTCATTATCTTGACTCATTACGTTCCTCGGTTAGAAATTATGTGTGTCTATTTTAGCGGTCTGACGATGACATGCAAGCATTGTCGGTTGCAGTTGCATTAAATTCATCTAATACTTGCCAAATTTCTGAGAATTCTTGTCTCAGCGACTCGATTTGTGTCATCGACAACGTGACGCACAGCATCATATTACCTGCCTCGTCTATTTGCTCAGATTCAACCTCGCCCAAGGCATACAACCGCGCCCTTAACGCCGCATCCGCAGGCGTGATTTTCAGCACCAAACGGCTCGTTTTGCCGTATAAATGCGCCCTAACCGCTGCCGCCAGCTCGGATAACCCTGCTTTGGTCAACGAAGACACAAACGCAGCTTTGACCTCGCCGCCATTTTCGATGATTTGTGCGGGCTGCCCCGTTAAATCAATCTTATTATACACGCGAATCATAGGCACATCGTCTGCGCCAATCGTCTTTAAGATGTCTCGCACATGGATTTCGTGTTCAATATGGCGGTCATCGGCGGCATCAATCACATGCAATAACAAATCGGCTTCGACGGTTTCTTGTAGTGTAGATTTAAACGCCGCCACCAATTCGTGCGGCAAATGACTAACAAACCCAACCGTATCCGTCATCAACACAGGGGCTTTGTCGATGGGGATTAGCTGGCGGATGGTGGTATCTAAGGTGGCAAATAATTGGTCTTTGGCATACACCTTGGCATCAGTCAGCGCATTAAATAGCGTTGACTTGCCCGCGTTGGTGTAGCCGACAACGGCAACCGTGGGAAATTGCTTGCGCTTGCGCCCCGAGCGAACCAATTCACGCTGCGAACCGACTTTTTCTAAGCGTTTTTCGATTTGTTTGATTCGCGCATTTAACAATCGGCGGTCTGTTTCGAGCTGGGTCTCGCCTGGCCCGCGCAACCCAATACCGCCTTTTTGGCGCTCTAGGTGCGTCCAACCTCGGATTAAGCGCGTTGATAGATGCTTTAGCTGGGCTAATTCGACTTGTAGCTTACCTTCGTGTGAGCGCGCCCGTTGGGCAAATATATCCAAAATCAACCCCGTCCGATCCAGCACACGGCATTGCAACAAGGCTTCTAAATTTCGCTCTTGGGAAGGCGATAACGTCGCATTAAATAACACCAGTTCAACGTCATTGGCGACGACCATTGCCTGTAGTTCTTCGGCTTTGCCTTTGCCGATAAGGTATTTGGCATTGGCGATTTTTCGGGTAACAGGTACCGAGTCTAGTATCTCAGCCCCTGCTGACAAGGCGAGTTCAGCGAATTCGTTGCGGTCTGATTCACTTAATAAAAATTCTAGCGAAACCTGAACCAGTAACGCACGTTCTCCTGATTGCGGTCGATCAAACACTAATGATCTAAACCGCGTAGTGCCGCCATCCGAACGACTGCCAGGCAAAACACCGACAACACCACTTAGTGCGACTCAGACGTTGGCGCATCTGCCTTGTCAGCCGACTCATTCTCACGCGGGATTCGCACCGCGTGTGCAGGCACTATCGTCGAGATGGCGTGCTTGTATATCATTTGGCTGGTATTATTCCTAAGCAGGATAACAAACTGATCAAATGATTCAATTTGTCCCTGAAGCTTGATGCCATTCATCAAAAAAATTGCGACTGGCGTGCGCTCTTTGCGTAGCGCGTTGAGATAAGGGTCTTGTAAAGACTGTGTTGCCATCTAGGTCACCTTTATAGTAGTAGTTAATTATGACTCAGTACATATTATCTCGAATATTTTTGATTTTGTCACGGATATTTGCTGCTGCTTCAAATTCTAGATTGGCTGCGTGGGTTTTCATCGTTTTTTCTAGCGCTTCAATTGCCTTGATGGCTTCGTTAAAGGGTAACGGCGGCAGCGGCTGCCCTTGTTCGTCTGTGCCTTGTCCGCGCTTGTTGCGCAAGGACTTACTCCCCACAAAACCACCCACCAAACTCTCAGCGACGGCTTTTTTAATACTGGTTGGCGTAATGCCGTGGGCTTCGTTATGGGCTATCTGTTTTTGGCGCCGCCGCGCCGTTTCATCAATTGCAAACTGCATGGATTTGGTGATTTTATCGCCGTACATAATAGCACGACCATTGACATGCCGTGCCGCACGACCAATCGTCTGGACCAACGCTTTTTCACCGCGCAAAAACCCCTCTTTGTCGGCATCTAATATCGCCACCAAAGACACCTCGGGCAAATCCAGCCCTTCACGCAATAGGTTAATCCCGACCAATACATCAAACACCCCACGCCGCAAATCGTGGATAATTTCGGTGCGCTCCACCGTGTCAATATCTGAGTGCAAATACCGCACACGCACCC comes from Ostreibacterium oceani and encodes:
- the hflK gene encoding FtsH protease activity modulator HflK, which produces MSQDNDPWGNRPKNTEGNELSGILNKLKESFLGGGNNNQPDGNKPNGKSELHIPKKAIAPILGVAVLLWGASGIYILQEGFHGVELTFGKHTETAVQPGINFHKPYPIGKVNKVDVGSLKTIDTGDASGNSRRQILTSDENIVEVSLAVQYRVGNAEDFLFNLNGPERVLEEALASSVREVVGANNVDYVLTEGRSEWPALVKQNLVDTLERYQSGILVERVELRDAKAPDEVQAAFDDAVKAREDAERYVLQAQAYRNQQIPLARAQAKEITERAETHKAEVIARATGETTRFNDILTNYRMAPEITRDRMYIETLQSVYSRVNNVIVDTGENAPILYLPVGDAQGKTEAPVPVNAPRHTLNQLIQDDKDAAQEKKPTNQSTQQRLTR
- the hflX gene encoding ribosome rescue GTPase HflX — encoded protein: MFDRPQSGERALLVQVSLEFLLSESDRNEFAELALSAGAEILDSVPVTRKIANAKYLIGKGKAEELQAMVVANDVELVLFNATLSPSQERNLEALLQCRVLDRTGLILDIFAQRARSHEGKLQVELAQLKHLSTRLIRGWTHLERQKGGIGLRGPGETQLETDRRLLNARIKQIEKRLEKVGSQRELVRSGRKRKQFPTVAVVGYTNAGKSTLFNALTDAKVYAKDQLFATLDTTIRQLIPIDKAPVLMTDTVGFVSHLPHELVAAFKSTLQETVEADLLLHVIDAADDRHIEHEIHVRDILKTIGADDVPMIRVYNKIDLTGQPAQIIENGGEVKAAFVSSLTKAGLSELAAAVRAHLYGKTSRLVLKITPADAALRARLYALGEVESEQIDEAGNMMLCVTLSMTQIESLRQEFSEIWQVLDEFNATATDNACMSSSDR
- the hfq gene encoding RNA chaperone Hfq, coding for MATQSLQDPYLNALRKERTPVAIFLMNGIKLQGQIESFDQFVILLRNNTSQMIYKHAISTIVPAHAVRIPRENESADKADAPTSESH
- a CDS encoding ATP phosphoribosyltransferase regulatory subunit, yielding MGSDFRAWMLPEGVVEYLPTDAATLNRLEQVALSTFAHWGYQPLRPPMLEYIDTFVEVNPQGDLLEQTLQFKDQKTGKQLAIRADITPQIARIDAHYLRTQQIARYAYVGEVVKSLPTGHGRHRNPSVAGVELFGSNHIEADSEIISLLIDYLHEIALRDFVMSLGNVDVPVELLRALHVPESLYGGFFQAWSRKDGAALNDLAKQCRLSNQQTQCLTQLIDLHGGANILATAREIYAEYPSVLAELDKLQQISAALRVRHPTLQLHIDLSDVHGYGYHNGIIFAAYVNGLWQSIARGGRYNGVGDGFDCSYQNRPATGFSCNLNLLTRVVPRQPATQRVICCDLPDSPTLNQYVSQLRKTDIVIQVFADGVLSNQRCTHKIITQDRDEFAVVECSY
- the hflC gene encoding protease modulator HflC, with product MKINLTWLVVGLAVIFLLLLSSVFIVREGHTAIKTRVGEITANDIEPGLHFKIPGIESVIRFDARLQTLDAPSEAFFTAEKKELIVDYFIEWRIVDTQKYWVATRGAKPRAESIIEQIANNQLRGEFARRTVKEVVAGDREEIMQSITDTLSGEVGSQGMQVVDVRVKRVEFSDQIKGNIFDRMRAERERVSNSIRAEGREREVIIRAQTDREANIILANANRDAQIIRGQGDAEATKVYADSFSQDESFYRFQKSLEAYQAAFNNKSDTFVTSPDSEFFNFLKNKE